In Sphingopyxis macrogoltabida, the sequence GCGTTCGGCCGCGCCCTCCGCCGTTAGCTTCGCCAAAGTCGCCTGCGCGGTCAGGCCCGCTTCGACCACTTCATGCGGATATTGATAGGCCAGCTCGCCCAGGTCGAACCGGCAGCGGGCGGCGAGATCGACGCTGCGCGCGACCGCCTCCGGCCAGAGCCACAGCAGCCGCGCCATCTCGTCGGGCGGCTTAAGGTAGCGGTCGGCATGGCGTTCCAGCCGATCGCCGGCCTCGTCGATCACGCACCGCTCGCGAATGCACGTCACGACATCCTGCAACACGCGCCGATCGGGAGCGTGGAACAGCACGTCGTTGGTGGCGACGGGCGCAACACCGAAGCGCACCGCCATATTGGCGAGATCATGCAGCCGCAGATGATCGCGCGGCCTACGGTGGAGCGTCAACGCGCAATAGGCGCGGTCGCCGAACGCGGCGGCGAGGCGCTGGAGCCGGCGCGCGGTGTTCGGGGTCGCCCTGTCGGCGACCAGCACCGCGATCATGCCTTCGCCCCAGGCTTCGACATCCTCCCAATGCAGCTTGCACGCCGCCTTGCCGGCCCGCGACTTGCCGAGGCTCAGCAGTCGGCAAAGCCGGGCATAAGCGACGCGGTCGGTTGGATAGACGAGCAGATGCGTCGTGTCGGCGAGCACCAGCCGACAGCCGACGACCAGCCTAACGCCGGTCGTCTTGGACGCTTCGTGCGCCCTGACTATGCCGGCGAGCGAGTTGCGGTCGGTGATCGCCAGCGCCTCCATGCCGAGCATAGCGGCCTGGGCGAACAGCTCCTCCGCAGATGACGCGCCGCGCAGGAACGAGAAGTGCGACGCGCATTGGAGTTCGACATAGCCGGCCATCAGCCGAAGATCCCGTGCAGGAACCATGCAAGGCTGCCGGTGCCGGAGTCTTCGCCGTCGCCCGACCGGAACAGCCAGAACCGTTCGCCGGCTTCATCCTCGACCATGAAATAGTCGCGCACCGCCGACAGCTCGCCTTCGCGCGTCCACCACTCGCCAAAGATGCGCTCCGGCCCATCGGCGCAGATCACGCGCCGCCGCTGGCCGCGCCAAGTGAACGCGACAGGCGGTCGGTCGGGCAGCAGCGCCATCGCCTCGACCCGTTCCGGCGGGCTGAACAGCCGCGACGGACGCGGCCACGCCGCCGGCCAGGTCGTGCCGCCCGGCGGCGCCAGCGGTGCCAACCGTCGAAGGCCACGCTCCGGCACGGCGCTCGCGATCGGCGTGACGCGGTAGAGCACCCCGTCGCCGACGCGATTGGCGAGCGTGTCGATCAGCTCGGAAATGTCAGCAACCGGCGCGTCGACGAGGCTGGACGCGCCGCAGCGATAGTCGAGTGGCTCCGCCACCGGCGCGGCGAGGCTCATCGCCTCGATCCCGAAGCCCGGAGCGACCGTCTCGATCCGATCGCAGAGCAGCCGGGTCAGCCGCTTCACGTCGCGCACCGGCTTGGCGGTGCCGACCCGCACCGCCTCGATTCGATTATCGACCCGATGGAACAGCAGATCGAGCTTGCGCGCGCCTAGCGCCTTGGCTTCGAGAGCCTCGCACAGCGCCTCGACCAGCTTGCCGGTATAGCGCGCGAGCGTCTCGGGCGCGCCGATCGGCTCGGCGAACTTGCGCTCGACGCGGATCAGTTCGGGCGCGACGAGCAGCTCGAACGGTTCTTCGACCCGGCCGAACGCCTGGTCGAGACGCCGGCCCGGCTCGGGGCCGAAGCGCAACGCGAGCGAGGCCCGCGGCGCGGCGGCCAATTCGCCGATGGTGTCGAAACCCAGCCGCCGCAGCCCGTCCACCGTCTCCGCGCTCAGCCGAAGCGTGGCGACAGGCAGCGGTGCGAGCAGCCCCGGCAGCCCGTCCTTCGCTTCCGCGGTCGGATCGGCGATCGTGCGCGCCATCGCGTGCGCCGCGCCGTAGGTGGGTGCGACGGCCGCTCGCGCCGCGACGCCGATCGCAGCCAGCCGCTCGATCATGCCGATTAGCATCGGCCGTTCGCCGCCGCACAGATGCGCCGCGCCGGCGATGTCGATCATCAGCCCGTCGGGAGGATCGGCGGCAACGATGGGCGCATAGCGGCGCAGCGCCCACAGCGCGAGCTGGTCGAGCGCCGCCGTGTCCGCGACCGGATCGGCGTCGAGCATGGTCAGGCCGACCACCAGCGCCTGCGCCTGCGTCGCGGCCATGCCAGCGCGCAGCCCGCACGCACGCGCCGCCGCGTCGAGCGCGAGCACGACGCGCTTGCGGCCGTCGCGGCCGATCAGCACCAGCGGCGCGTCAACCGAAGGCGCGGAGGCTCCCAGGCCACGCCTCAGACGATCGGTCGGCCAGCTCGGCAGGTAGAGCGAGACGACCCGCCTCATCGCAGGCTTCCAACTCGAAATCCGCGCAGTCGCCGGCTCGCGCGCGGATCAGCTCGACCAGCCAGCGCGGCCGGCCGACCCCCGGCACCGGCAGCGGCGACGATGGCAGCGCCGTCACCCGCCAGCGCGTCACGCTGGCGGTCGGCTGGCCGAAGTCGGCCGCCTCGGTGGCCCGGCGCCAGCGCCGGATCGCGATGGCGAGCGCGCCCGAGCCTTCGGCGGCGAGCTGGAGCCGGCGCGAGTGCGTCATCGACAATTTGGCGACCTCGCCGACCACACCGGCGAGCCCGCCATGCCGCAATCCCTCCTCGAAGCAGGCCAATACCGTCTTCTCGTC encodes:
- a CDS encoding Y-family DNA polymerase; translation: MRRVVSLYLPSWPTDRLRRGLGASAPSVDAPLVLIGRDGRKRVVLALDAAARACGLRAGMAATQAQALVVGLTMLDADPVADTAALDQLALWALRRYAPIVAADPPDGLMIDIAGAAHLCGGERPMLIGMIERLAAIGVAARAAVAPTYGAAHAMARTIADPTAEAKDGLPGLLAPLPVATLRLSAETVDGLRRLGFDTIGELAAAPRASLALRFGPEPGRRLDQAFGRVEEPFELLVAPELIRVERKFAEPIGAPETLARYTGKLVEALCEALEAKALGARKLDLLFHRVDNRIEAVRVGTAKPVRDVKRLTRLLCDRIETVAPGFGIEAMSLAAPVAEPLDYRCGASSLVDAPVADISELIDTLANRVGDGVLYRVTPIASAVPERGLRRLAPLAPPGGTTWPAAWPRPSRLFSPPERVEAMALLPDRPPVAFTWRGQRRRVICADGPERIFGEWWTREGELSAVRDYFMVEDEAGERFWLFRSGDGEDSGTGSLAWFLHGIFG
- a CDS encoding ImuA family protein, whose protein sequence is MSVPNPALDAVRTRIREIESADRRSRGALPFAVEAVDRRLPGGGLALGALHEVAGGSNGAVHGAAAALFAAGIMARLNGPVLWCLTRRDLFAPALAQAGLHPDRVIFAEVGDEKTVLACFEEGLRHGGLAGVVGEVAKLSMTHSRRLQLAAEGSGALAIAIRRWRRATEAADFGQPTASVTRWRVTALPSSPLPVPGVGRPRWLVELIRARAGDCADFELEACDEAGRLALPAELADRSSEAWPGSLRAFG